Proteins found in one Oryza glaberrima chromosome 4, OglaRS2, whole genome shotgun sequence genomic segment:
- the LOC127769933 gene encoding uncharacterized protein LOC127769933: MAMLVRSPTSTLPAANHRQKSGVLLRRPTRRSARRFQLHAEKPASPGAGNETSSSSENAVLRAAWYGSELLGIAASFFRPSQPPTEGDGAGAVEEAASEPQGRAQVAEAVKDDFARSYFVTGNLTLKAYEEDCEFADPAGSFNGLQRFKRNCTNFGSLLEKSNMKLTKWEDLEDKSIGHWRFSCVMSFPWRPILSATGYTEYYFDAGSGKVCRHVEHWNVPKMALLRQIFRPSRWVWEKRTDE; encoded by the exons ATGGCCATGCTTGTCCGCTCTCCAACTTCTACCCTCCCCGCAGCGAATCACCGGCAGAAATCCGGCGTGCTCCTCCGGCGTCCAACGCGCCGCTCCGCTCGCCGTTTCCAACTGCACGCGGAGAAGCCCGCTTCCCCTGGCGCGGGCAACGAGACGTCCTCCAGCTCGGAGAACGCCGTCCTCAGGGCCGCCTGGTACGGCTCCGAGCTCCTCGGCATCGCCGCCTCGTTCTTCCGGCCGTCGCAGCCGCCTACGGAGGGGGACGGCGCCGGAGCCGTAGAAGAAGCAGCGTCGGAGCCTCAGGGCCGCGCTCAGGTCGCCGAGGCTGTCAAGGATGACTTCGCGCGGTCATATTTCGTCACAG GGAATCTCACGCTGAAGGCTTATGAAGAGGACTGCGAGTTCGCCGACCCTGCAGGTTCGTTCAATGGCCTGCAGCGCTTCAAGAGAAACTGCACAAACTTCGGTTCTCTCTTGGAAAAATCTAACATGAAGCTCACCAAATGGGAGGATCTGGAG GACAAATCAATTGGACACTGGCGTTTCAGCTGCGTCATGTCATTCCCCTGGAGGCCTATTCTGTCCG CGACCGGGTACACTGAATATTACTTCGACGCTGGATCAGGAAAGGTGTGCAG GCATGTCGAGCACTGGAACGTCCCCAAGATGGCACTCCTGCGGCAGATTTTCAGGCCGAGTCGATGGGTATGGGAGAAACGCACCGACGAATGA
- the LOC127772218 gene encoding beta-carotene 3-hydroxylase, chloroplastic-like yields MATGLSGGAMTSFAVKKPLLAAAVRRRSWPPPSGRALPFSPLTRTPRSRGLGTVTCFVPQGTESQQAPAPPSPPPTVPVPVPSLEEEAAAAAARRIAERKARKLSERRTYLVAAVMSSLGFTSMAVAAVYYRFHWQLEGGDVPMTEMFGTFALSVGAAVGMEFWAQWAHRSLWHASLWHMHESHHRAREGPFELNDVFAITNAVPAISLLAYGFFHRGIVPGLCFGAGLGITLFGMAYMFVHDGLVHRRFPVGPIANVPYFRRVAAAHKIHHTDKFEGVPYGLFLGPKELEEVGGLEELEKELARINRSL; encoded by the exons ATGGCCACCGGTCTCTCCGGCGGCGCTATGACCAGCTTCGCCGTCAAGAAGCCGCTCCTCGcggccgccgtgcgccgccggtCGTggcccccgccgtcgggccgcGCGCTGCCGTTCTCGCCGCTCACGCGGACCCCGCGCAGCCGCGGGCTCGGGACCGTCACGTGCTTCGTGCCGCAGGGCACGGAGAGCCAGCAGGCCCCGGCTcctccgtccccgccgccgacggtgcCCGTGCCCGTGCCCTCGCTGGAGGAAGAggcggctgccgcggcggcgcggcgcatcGCGGAGAGGAAGGCGCGGAAGCTGTCGGAGAGGCGGACGTACCTGGTTGCGGCCGTCATGTCCAGCCTCGGCTTCACGTccatggccgtcgccgccgtgtaCTACCGCTTCCATTGGCAACTGGAG GGCGGGGATGTGCCGATGACCGAGATGTTTGGCACGTTTGCGCTCTCCGTCGGCGCAGCG GTTGGGATGGAGTTCTGGGCGCAGTGGGCGCACCGCTCGCTGTGGCACGCCTCCCTGTGGCACATGCACGAGTCGCACCACCGTGCGCGCGAGGGCCCGTTCGAGCTCAACGACGTGTTCGCCATCACCAACGCCGTGCCGgccatctccctcctcgcctACGGCTTCTTCCACCGGGGCATCGTCCCCGGCCTCTGCTTCGGCGCG GGCCTCGGGATTACGCTGTTCGGCATGGCCTACATGTTCGTCCACGACGGCCTGGTCCACCGCCGCTTCCCCGTCGGCCCCATCGCGAATGTGCCCTACTTCCGGCGAGTGGCCGCGGCCCACAAG ATACACCACACGGACAAGTTCGAGGGCGTACCGTATGGGCTGTTTCTTGGACCCAAG GAGCTGGAGGAGGTTGGTGGTCTGGAAGAGCTGGAGAAGGAGCTTGCGAGAATCAACCGGAGCTTGTGA